From the Manihot esculenta cultivar AM560-2 chromosome 3, M.esculenta_v8, whole genome shotgun sequence genome, one window contains:
- the LOC110610898 gene encoding serine/threonine-protein kinase D6PK, translating to MASKPNVATSPEKLRNGNQTPEGKSRRPSPLQITKTSKSEPVTPRKPPQSAQVASKQVSVGTTEDKKSLISHKSDNVNSLVDKVSSGLEFVDPKQGPTSAGSKVSETRDSPEGTADQESKSLQNEIDPSSAKVISDGTSSLLKTSENAKVSERADFVESGKSSVNRGSTSTDVSDESTCSSLSSSVNKPHKANDMRWEAIQAVHAKGLLGVNHFRLLKMLGCGDIGSVYLSELSGTKCYFAMKVMDKASLASRKKLLRAQTEREILQCLDHPFLPTLYTHFETDKFSCLVMEFCPGGDLHTLRQRQPGKHFSERAVKFYVAEVLLALEYLHMLGIIYRDLKPENVLLREDGHIMLSDFDLSLRCTVSPTLVKSSAPEGERLRKNPAYCVQPACIEPSCIQPSCVAPTTCFSPRLFLSKSRKDRKPKKEMGNQVTSLPELIAEPTDARSMSFVGTHEYLAPEIIKGEGHGSTVDWWTFGIFLYELLFGKTPFKGSGNRATLFNVVGQPLRFPESPVVSFSARDLIRGLLVKEPQHRLAYKRGATEIKQHPFFEGVNWALIRCASPPEIPKPPEIERIPAPPSTSGKGAPPAVLPEQNNYLEFDFF from the exons aTGGCCTCAAAACCCAACGTTGCAACTTCCCCAGAAAAGCTGAGAAATGGTAATCAGACACCAGAAGGAAAGTCTCGCAGGCCCTCACCTTTACAGATTACAAAGACAAGCAAATCTGAGCCGGTCACCCCCAGAAAACCACCTCAAAGTGCACAAGTTGCATCAAAACAGGTTTCTGTAGGGACAACCGAGGACAAGAAATCACTGATTTCTCACAAATCAGACAATGTCAATTCTTTAGTTGATAAGGTATCTTCAGGTTTGGAATTTGTTGATCCAAAACAAGGGCCAACTTCTGCTGGTTCCAAAGTGAGTGAGACTAGGGACTCACCAGAGGGCACTGCTGATCAAGAAAGTAAAAGTTTACAGAATGAAATTGACCCTAGCTCTGCTAAGGTAATTAGTGATGGGACCAGTAGCCTTCTAAAGACTAGTGAAAATGCCAAAGTTAGTGAACGAGCTGATTTTGTTGAGAGTGGAAAAAGCAGTGTGAACAGAGGGAGCACAAGCACTGATGTCAGTGATGAGAGTACTTGTAGCAGTTTGAGTAGCAGTGTCAATAAACCTCACAAAGCCAATGATATGCGATGGGAAGCTATACAAGCTGTACATGCAAAAGGTCTATTGGGTGTGAACCATTTCAGATTGCTAAAGATGTTGGGCTGTGGGGATATTGGAAGTGTGTATCTTTCAGAATTGAGTGGAACAAAGTGTTATTTTGCAATGAAAGTTATGGATAAAGCATCTTTAGCAAGTAGGAAGAAACTTCTACGAGCTCAAACAGAGAGAGAAATACTGCAGTGTTTGGACCATCCCTTCCTTCCAACTTTATATACCCATTTTGAGACTGATAAGTTCTCGTGTTTGGTTATGGAGTTTTGCCCTGGTGGTGACTTGCACACTCTTCGACAAAGGCAGCCAGGAAAGCATTTTTCTGAGCGGGCAGTAAA GTTCTATGTAGCAGAGGTTCTTCTTGCTCTGGAATATCTCCATATGCTTGGAATTATTTACCGTGATCTCAAGCCGGAAAATGTTCTTCTCCGTGAAGATGGACATATAATGCTTTCTGATTTTGACCTTTCCCTTCGTTGCACAGTGAGCCCAACATTAGTCAAGTCTTCAGCACCTGAAGGCGAACGCTTGCGGAAGAACCCAGCTTACTGTGTTCAGCCTGCTTGTATTGAGCCATCTTGTATCCAGCCCTCATGCGTGGCGCCTACTACATGTTTTTCCCCTCGACTCTTTTTAAGCAAATCCAGGAAAGATCGAAAACCAAAGAAAGAAATGGGGAACCAAGTCACCTCATTGCCAGAGCTTATTGCAGAGCCGACTGATGCACGTTCCATGTCCTTTGTAGGAACACATGAATACCTAGCCCCTGAAATTATCAAGGGTGAAGGGCATGGAAGTACTGTAGATTGGTGGACTTTTGGCATCTTTCTATACGAGTTACTCTTTGGTAAAACTCCATTCAAGGGATCAGGGAACCGTGCCACCCTCTTCAATGTCGTGGGTCAGCCGTTGCGATTTCCTGAGTCACCAGTTGTCAGTTTCTCAGCAAGAGATCTGATACGGGGCTTGCTAGTGAAAGAGCCACAACATAGATTGGCCTATAAACGAGGAGCTACTGAGATTAAACAACATCCATTCTTTGAAGGCGTAAACTGGGCATTGATTCGTTGCGCTAGCCCACCTGAGATTCCTAAGCCGCCTGAGATAGAGCGGATTCCAGCTCCACCATCAACAAGTGGAAAAGGTGCACCACCTGCTGTTCTTCCAGAGCAGAATAATTATTTGGAATTTGATTTCTTTTAG
- the LOC110611385 gene encoding WEB family protein At5g55860 gives MGAKERQSASNSPKVEVGEIDTSAPFQSVKDAVTHFDEGTFSGEKPTIRKSKPHSAERVLVNETQLHLAQKELNKLKDQLKNAEITKAQALVELEKAKRTVEDLTQKLINVTESKDSAITETETAKNQAKEIEETKSGDTSGSSGSRKQDLESAREQYMTVFTELDVAKQELRKIRQGCDASLEAKLAALNQAAEAENAVKANVEKVGELSREISVLQESIGQVKLASLQAQQEQAKTFAEKDVLRQSYKATLETSANKLIALKNEFDPELARNLEKQLAETMNEIDALQKQMEKAKASDLDSVRAVTSELDDAKESLQKVAEEESSLQNLLDSLRLELENVKKQHSELKEKEAETETIAGNLHVKLCKIKAELEAALAEESKTRGTSEEMISTFHQLSSEAENARQEAEQMKHKAEELKKEAEAARIELEEAEKKLRVALEEAEEAKAAETRALDQIKILSEKTNAARASTSESGAKITISREEYKALSRKVEESDTLAEMKVAAAMAQVEAVKASENEAFKRIEATQKEIEDMEVATQEALKRAEMAEAAKRAVEGELRRWREREQKKAAETASRILAETEMSLESSPHHYKIQKQKPTAQKVIEVRKLEKAKTSISKKVLLPKLSGIFQRKKYQIEGGSPSYLPGEKPV, from the exons ATGGGTGCAAAGGAACGTCAGAGTGCTTCAAATTCTCCTAAAGtagaggtgggagagattgacACCAGTGCACCATTTCAGTCTGTTAAAGATGCTGTCACACACTTTGACGAGGGCACTTTTTCTGGGGAAAAACCAACCATCAGGAAGTCAAAACCACATTCTGCTGAG AGAGTTTTGGTCAACGAGACACAGCTCCACCTGGCGCAGAAGGAGCTGAACAAGTTAAAGGATCAGCTGAAGAATGCTGAAATAACTAAAGCCCAAGCACTCGTTGAACTTGAAAAGGCTAAAAGAACAGTTGAGGATCtcacccaaaaactcataaatgtcACTGAATCTAAAGATTCAGCAATTACAGAAACAGAAACTGCTAAAAACCAGGCAAAGGAAATTGAGGAAACGAAGAGTGGTGATACTTCTGGATCCAGTGGTTCTAGGAAGCAGGACTTGGAATCTGCCAGGGAACAGTACATGACTGTGTTTACTGAACTTGATGTTGCAAAGCAAGAACTCCGGAAGATTCGACAGGGATGTGATGCATCCTTGGAAGCAAAACTTGCTGCCTTAAATCAAGCTGCAGAAGCAGAAAATGCAGTAAAAGCAAATGTAGAAAAAGTTGGTGAGCTTTCTAGGGAAATCTCAGTGCTACAAGAATCAATTGGGCAAGTGAAGCTAGCATCTCTGCAAGCCCAGCAAGAGCAAGCAAAGACATTTGCAGAGAAGGATGTTCTGAGGCAGTCTTATAAAGCTACGCTGGAAACATCAGCAAATAAACTTATTGCATTGAAAAATGAGTTTGATCCTGAACTTGCCCGGAATCTTGAAAAGCAACTGGCTGAAACGATGAATGAGATTGATGCCCTGCAAAAGCAGATGGAAAAAGCCAAGGCTTCAGATCTAGATTCAGTGAGAGCTGTCACTTCAGAGCTAGATGATGCTAAGGAGTCATTGCAAAAAGTAGCAGAAGAGGAAAGCTCCTTGCAAAATTTGTTGGATTCTCTTAGGCTGGAACTCGAGAATGTGAAGAAGCAACATTCTGAATTGAAGGAGAAAGAGGCAGAAACAGAAACAATTGCTGGGAACTTGCATGTCAAGCTCTGCAAAATCAAGGCTGAGCTAGAAGCAGCCCTTGCAGAGGAATCTAAAACAAGAGGTACTTCTGAAGAAATGATCTCAACTTTCCACCAGCTATCATCAGAAGCAGAGAATGCACGACAAGAAGCTGAACAAATGAAGCACAAGGCTGAGGAATTGAAGAAGGAAGCTGAAGCAGCCAGGATTGAACTTGAAGAAGCCGAGAAAAAATTGAGGGTTGCTCTGGAAGAAGCTGAGGAAGCAAAGGCAGCAGAAACAAGGGCGCTTGATCAGATCAAGATATTATCTGAGAAAACTAATGCTGCTCGTGCTTCAACTTCGGAGTCTGGTGCCAAGATCACAATCTCCCGAGAAGAGTACAAAGCTTTGAGCAGGAAAGTGGAGGAGTCCGACACATTGGCAGAAATGAAAGTAGCAGCAGCCATGGCTCAGGTAGAAGCTGTGAAGGCTAGTGAAAATGAGGCTTTCAAGAGGATTGAGGCAACGCAGAAGGAGATTGAGGATATGGAGGTTGCAACTCAGGAAGCTTTGAAGAGGGCAGAGATGGCTGAAGCAGCAAAGAGGGCAGTTGAGGGAGAACTTCGAAGGTGGCGTGAACGAGAGCAAAAGAAGGCAGCTGAAACTGCATCAAGGATACTAGCAGAGACGGAGATGTCACTAGAATCATCTCCTCACCATTATAAGATTCAAAAGCAAAAACCAACAGCGCAGAAAGTTATTGAGGTCCGGAAGTTGGAGAAAGCGAAGACTTCTATTTCCAAGAAAGTACTTTTGCCTAAACTCAGCGGCATCTTCCAGCGTAAGAAATACCAAATTGAAGGTGGATCTCCTTCATACCTTCCTGGTGAGAAGCCTGTCTGA
- the LOC110610614 gene encoding oligopeptide transporter 1, whose product MTGSVDDALPPSRLPEKNDSSVDDIGDDVNDNPIEQVRLTVPITDDPSQPVLTFRTWLLGISSCVLLAFVNQFFGYRTNQLSVGSVSAQIVTLPLGNLMARVFPKKQIKIPLTKWSFSLNPGPFNLKEHVLITIFASTGSGGVYAVNIITAVKAFYRRPLHPVAAMLLVQTTQLLGYGWAGIFRKFLVDSPYMWWPSNLVQVSLFRALHEKDKREKRGLTRLQFFLTVFVSSFAYYVLPGYLFPSLSAISFVCWIWKSSVTAQQIGSGQNGLGIGSFGLDWSTVAGFLGSPLAVPFFAIANTLGGYFLVMYIIVPIAYWTNAYDAKKFPIYSSHTFDSNGQTYNISRILDQKNFDINLDAYNDYSRLHLSVLFAFVYGLSFAALMATISHVALFEGKNIWALWKKTSSSMKDKYTDVHTRLMKTNYESVPQWWFVAILIASVALSFLAVEGFNKQLQLPWWGLLLACCIALVFTLPIGVVQATTNMQMGLNVITEFIIGYIYPGKPLANVAFKTYGYISMAQALYFLQDFKLGHYMKIPPKSMFLVQFVGTIVASTVYFATAWYLLSTVENICIPELLPDGSPWTCPGDDVFYNASIIWGVIGPLRMFGRLGLYESMSWFFLVGLVAPVPIWFLSRKFPEKKWIKLIHMPIFLSATASMPPARAVHYLSWGIAGIIFNFYVYRWYKAWWARHNYILSAGLDAGVAFMGIFLFFTLQSKDIYGPSWWGQDATDHCPLAHCPTAPGIVADGCPAFK is encoded by the exons ATGACAGGCTCCGTCGACGATGCACTGCCTCCGTCCAGACTTCCTGAAAAGAATGATTCCAGTGTTGATGATATAG GAGATGACGTGAATGACAATCCTATAGAGCAAGTAAGGCTGACGGTTCCCATCACTGATGATCCTTCACAACCTGTGTTAACTTTTCGAACATGGCTTCTTGGGATATCATCATGTGTGCTTCTTGCTTTTGTGAACCAATTCTTTGGTTACCGTACAAATCAACTGAGTGTTGGTTCAGTTTCAGCGCAAATTGTCACTCTCCCACTTGGAAATTTAATGGCCAGAGTATTTCCCAAGAAGCAAATCAAAATTCCATTGACGAAATGGTCATTTTCATTGAATCCAGGGCCTTTCAATTTGAAAGAACATGTTTTGATAACCATTTTTGCAAGCACTGGATCTGGAGGTGTTTATGCTGTAAACATCATTACTGCTGTCAAGGCCTTCTATAGGAGGCCTCTACATCCTGTTGCAGCTATGTTACTTGTACAAACGACTCAG TTGCTTGGGTATGGATGGGCTGGGATTTTCAGGAAATTTCTTGTGGATTCACCGTACATGTGGTGGCCCTCAAACCTCGTCCAAGTCTCTCTGTTCAG GGCATTGCATGAAAAAGacaagagagaaaagagaggacTCACTAGACTGCAATTCTTTCTCACTGTTTTTGTATCAAGCTTTGCTTACTATGTCCTTCCAGGCTACCTTTTCCCTTCCTTGAGTGCTATCTCTTTCGTCTGTTGGATATGGAAAAGCTCGGTCACTGCTCAACAGATCGGTTCAGGGCAAAATGGTCTTGGTATTGGCTCTTTTGGCCTGGATTGGTCCACTGTTGCTGGGTTCTTGGGGTCACCTCTTGCTGTGCCTTTCTTTGCAATTGCAAACACTCTGGGCGGCTATTTCTTGGTTATGTATATTATAGTGCCAATTGCTTATTGGACTAATGCTTATGATGCTAAGAAGTTCCCCATCTATTCTTCCCACACTTTTGACAGCAATGGTCAGACTTACAACATAAGCCGAATTCTCGACCAGAAAAATTTCGACATTAATTTAGATGCCTATAACGATTACAGCAGGCTACATCTCAGTGTTCTGTTTGCCTTTGTGTATGGACTTAGTTTTGCAGCTCTGATGGCTACTATTTCACATGTTGCGCTCTTCGAAGGAAA GAATATTTGGGCACTGTGGAAGAAGACTTCAAGTTCAATGAAAGATAAATATACTGATGTTCATACCAGACTAATGAAAACGAACTATGAATCAGTTCCCCAGTGGTGGTTTGTTGCAATCTTGATTGCATCTGTGGCTTTATCCTTTCTTGCAGTAGAGGGTTTTAACAAACAGTTACAACTTCCATGGTGGGGACTTCTCCTTGCTTGTTGCATTGCCCTCGTTTTCACTCTGCCCATTGGCGTCGTTCAGGCCACAACAAACATG CAAATGGGATTAAACGTTATAACAGAGTTCATTATCGGATACATCTACCCAGGGAAGCCTCTTGCTAATGTGGCATTCAAGACATATGGCTATATTAGCATGGCTCAAGCCCTTTATTTTCTGCAAGACTTCAAACTAGGCCACTACATGAAAATCCCACCCAAATCCATGTTTCTTGTTCAG TTTGTTGGAACAATAGTTGCTTCGACTGTTTACTTTGCAACAGCATGGTATCTCCTGTCAACTGTCGAAAACATATGTATCCCAGAACTCTTACCAGATGGAAGCCCATGGACATGTCCTGGTGACGATGTTTTTTACAATGCTTCAATCATATGGGGAGTCATAGGCCCTCTGAGAATGTTTGGGAGGTTAGGTCTCTATGAAAGCATGagctggttcttcttagttggTCTAGTTGCCCCTGTTCCAATATGGTTTCTGTCACGAAAATTTCCAGAGAAAAAATGGATCAAGCTGATCCACATGCCAATTTTCTTGTCAGCCACAGCAAGTATGCCACCAGCAAGAGCTGTGCACTATTTGAGCTGGGGAATTGCTGGAATCATTTTCAACTTCTATGTTTATAGATGGTACAAAGCTTGGTGGGCTAGGCATAATTACATCCTATCTGCTGGTCTAGATGCTGGTGTAGCTTTCATGGGGATATTCCTCTTCTTCACTCTTCAATCCAAGGATATTTATGGTCCTTCTTGGTGGGGTCAGGATGCCACTGATCATTGTCCATTGGCACATTGCCCCACTGCTCCTGGGATTGTTGCGGATGGTTGCCCTGCTTTTAAGTGA
- the LOC110612155 gene encoding SEC14 cytosolic factor, which yields MGVANHEAIKQFQSLMDQIDQPLKDTFQNMHQGYPNETLLRFLKAREWNVSKAHKMLIDCLQWRIQNEIDNILAKPIIPVDLYRAIRDSQLVGLSGYTKEGLPVVAVGVGLSTFDKASVNYYVQSHIQINEYRDRVILPAASKKYGRHISTCVKVLDMTGLKLSALNQVKLLTVISTVDDLNYPEKTETYYIVNAPYIFSACWKVVKPLLQERTRKKIQVLQGCGRDELLKITDYASLPHFCRKEGSGSSHLTGSGTAGNCFSLDHDFHQQVYNYIKHQAALSEPTAPIRQGSVHVDIPEPDPEDAKIAKTIESEFQKFGGLNGLSNSLNGLKVNGH from the exons ATGGGTGTTGCTAATCATGAAGCGATCAAGCAGTTTCAATCTTTAATGGACCAAA TCGATCAGCCACTCAAGGATACATTTCAG AATATGCACCAGGGTTATCCAAATGAAACATTACTGCGATTTCTCAAGGCAAGAGAGTGGAATGTTTCCAAGGCCCACAAAATG TTGATTGATTGTTTACAGTGGAGAATACAAAATGAGATTGATAACATATTGGCG AAACCAATCATTCCAGTTGATTTATATAGAGCAATTCGAGATTCACAGCTTGTTGGATTATCTGGTTACACTAAAGAG GGTCTTCCTGTCGTTGCTGTTGGTGTTGGGCTGAGCACATTTGATAAAGCATCT GTCAATTACTATGTGCAGTCACACATCCAAATAAATGAATACAGAGATCGTGTAATATTG CCTGCTGCATCCAAGAAATATGGAAGACATATTAGCACTTGTGTCAAAGTTTTAGATATGACTGGCTTAAAGCTTTCAGCATTGAATCAAGTAAAG CTGTTGACTGTTATATCTACAGTTGATGACTTAAACTATCCAGAAAAAACAGAGACGTACTATATTGTCAATGCCCCATATATATTTTCAGCATGTTGGAAG GTTGTAAAGCCTCTTTTACAAGAAAGAACAAGGAAGAAAATTCAGGTGCTGCAAGGTTGTGGAAGAGATGAATTGTTGAAG ATTACGGATTATGCATCCCTTCCGCATTTTTGTAGAAAAGAAGGATCTGGCTCATCTCACCTTACAGGGAGTGGAACAGCTGGCAATTGTTTCTCCTTGGATCATGACTTCCATCAACAGGTATACAATTATATCAAACATCAAGCTGCTCTTTCAGAACCCACTGCACCAATCAGGCAGGGGTCAGTCCATGTTGATATCCCAGAGCCAGACCCAGAAGATGCCAAGATTGCTAAGACAATTGAATCCGAGTTCCAAAAGTTTGGAGGTTTGAATGGACTCTCCAACTCGTTAAACGGGCTTAAAGTTAACGGTCATTAA